The following coding sequences lie in one Candidatus Limnocylindrales bacterium genomic window:
- a CDS encoding Hpt domain-containing protein, translating to MNKKLDKALFINHFREETTRYIHQICQWLLQLENDPDNNRLVSDVVREIRSLKGAARLLGYYDISSLAQKIEEIVVAVQVKRLNLNRSVMTVLVYALSILDDLIEGIYQGISKTLDLNAIHRLIDTLLTKREIDITYLSKIGGNFKLSFSKPMSPSLQSQTEVTNRPPVLSQPSVQTSVQTSSQPSVSVSDFIPIQVNDLYAILGLAQKLVTLTQTLNKDHEEALQLSQALQNQILQIRRRMEEYKESGGNRV from the coding sequence ATGAACAAAAAGCTGGATAAAGCCCTGTTTATAAACCATTTTAGAGAAGAAACGACCCGCTACATTCATCAGATCTGTCAGTGGCTCCTTCAACTCGAGAACGATCCCGACAATAACAGGCTTGTCAGCGATGTAGTTCGAGAAATTCGTAGTCTTAAGGGCGCTGCCCGATTATTAGGTTACTATGATATTAGCTCTTTAGCCCAGAAAATCGAAGAAATTGTGGTGGCCGTACAGGTTAAAAGACTGAATTTAAACCGCTCGGTTATGACGGTTCTGGTATACGCCTTAAGCATATTAGATGATCTTATCGAAGGGATTTACCAGGGTATTTCCAAAACACTTGATCTCAACGCCATCCATCGTCTTATCGATACGCTCCTGACCAAACGGGAAATCGATATAACTTACCTTTCGAAAATCGGCGGAAACTTTAAACTATCTTTCAGTAAACCCATGAGTCCATCCCTGCAATCCCAAACAGAAGTCACAAATCGACCTCCAGTACTCTCTCAACCTTCTGTACAGACCTCTGTACAGACCTCATCCCAACCTTCCGTATCGGTTTCAGATTTTATCCCCATTCAGGTAAATGATCTCTATGCGATCCTGGGCCTGGCCCAGAAGTTAGTGACTTTGACCCAGACTCTCAATAAGGACCACGAAGAAGCGCTTCAACTGAGTCAGGCTCTACAGAATCAAATTCTACAGATTCGCCGACGCATGGAAGAATATAAAGAAAGCGGCGGGAATCGAGTCTAG
- a CDS encoding PspA/IM30 family protein: MGIFKRMADILKSNINDLISKAEDPAKMLDQIILEMQEQLRDAKIQVAKAIADEKRLKQQLDQNLAQAQNWESKAVLALQKGDEELAREALKRKKSYADIATTLEPQWKDQNEVVNKLKESLRALEAKIDEARRKKEVLIARQKRAEAQKKIQEVMIGMSDTSAFDNFARMERKVEEMEAQAAAAVELSTNTLEDKFKALESDAGVDAELEALKAKLALKGNTESNPKAS, translated from the coding sequence ATGGGAATTTTTAAAAGAATGGCTGACATTCTTAAGTCCAACATAAATGATTTGATCAGCAAAGCAGAAGATCCGGCTAAGATGTTGGATCAAATCATCCTGGAGATGCAAGAGCAATTGAGGGATGCTAAAATTCAGGTTGCTAAAGCAATTGCCGATGAAAAAAGGCTCAAACAACAGCTGGATCAAAATCTTGCCCAGGCTCAGAACTGGGAGAGCAAAGCAGTTCTGGCGCTGCAGAAAGGGGATGAGGAACTGGCCAGAGAGGCTTTGAAACGAAAGAAAAGCTATGCAGACATTGCGACGACCCTGGAGCCTCAGTGGAAAGATCAAAATGAAGTGGTGAACAAGCTGAAAGAGAGTCTCCGAGCCCTGGAAGCCAAAATCGATGAGGCCAGAAGAAAAAAAGAAGTGCTTATTGCTCGTCAGAAGAGGGCCGAAGCCCAGAAGAAAATTCAAGAGGTCATGATAGGTATGTCGGATACCAGTGCCTTTGATAACTTTGCTCGAATGGAACGGAAAGTTGAGGAAATGGAAGCCCAGGCGGCGGCTGCCGTAGAACTCAGTACCAATACCCTGGAAGATAAGTTTAAGGCTTTGGAATCCGATGCTGGTGTCGATGCTGAATTGGAGGCTTTGAAGGCGAAGTTAGCCCTCAAGGGAAATACCGAATCAAACCCAAAAGCCTCTTAA
- a CDS encoding YbjN domain-containing protein has protein sequence MVTPHDIEIYLDDSGFPFERISEGVWRVESPANKVTNIIMSVVEPILVLRIKLMQVPEKNREQFYEHLLKLNAKDIPHGAFGVEDGQVVLIDSLQMENLDRNELQASIESLAFTVAQYYNELKEYCEK, from the coding sequence ATGGTAACCCCACATGATATAGAAATTTATCTGGATGACAGTGGGTTCCCTTTTGAAAGAATCAGTGAAGGGGTTTGGCGTGTAGAATCCCCTGCCAACAAAGTAACCAATATTATTATGAGCGTGGTGGAACCCATTTTGGTTCTACGAATCAAACTCATGCAGGTGCCGGAAAAAAATCGAGAACAGTTTTATGAACATCTTCTTAAGCTTAACGCAAAGGACATACCTCATGGAGCTTTTGGAGTGGAAGACGGCCAGGTTGTTTTGATTGATTCACTTCAAATGGAAAATCTGGACCGTAATGAACTTCAGGCATCCATAGAATCCCTCGCTTTTACGGTAGCTCAATACTATAACGAGCTGAAAGAATATTGTGAGAAGTAG
- a CDS encoding SpoIIE family protein phosphatase encodes MNTKKVLVVDDSLIVKEILTYLLTDLGCEVITAQDGIEAIEKVYQESPDLILLDVMMPHMNGYQVCRLLKDDKDTRHIPVVFLTAQDQPADRYWGFMAGADEYLIKDLEHENLIERIESILKQVDTTEERALRKKPRQVTSVDILSQVNNLLDRKLYQSTIVNEINQLAVSMQNFEETLKSVFQLLSRIIQFQIGVVSIIGPDLQKIYLYVQDTLHPSLLNQISALFQEDSKSKQTFLELKGRITETSSLRTLASYCKVPLISKGGQIGSILLGDSKTGKLLEEDQNILKIAAKEAAVVIDNARLYDYNAQLYMDLEKEIQQISSIQRSLLPHTNPLEQWVEIQSVMIPAREVGGDYYDYFLLNDHKLAITIGDVTGKGAPASLLMAMVKTALQVKVSITSELPELLSFLNAFVRDQRAGQYMTLFFGILDLSHQVFTYVNAGHNFPYLVSPSTQKLQFLESSFLPLGLEKSGKYRVSKQKINPEDFLFFYTDGIVEAMDENRELFGYERLEEILLKNCRLSLEEIKQHVLEGVQAFCGTAPVGDDRTLVLVRCK; translated from the coding sequence ATGAATACCAAAAAGGTTTTAGTTGTCGATGATAGCCTGATTGTCAAGGAGATCCTGACCTATTTGCTGACCGATCTGGGTTGTGAAGTCATTACTGCACAGGACGGGATTGAAGCCATTGAAAAGGTCTACCAGGAAAGCCCAGACCTCATTTTACTGGATGTTATGATGCCTCACATGAATGGTTATCAGGTTTGCCGATTGCTGAAAGATGATAAAGATACCCGCCATATTCCCGTCGTATTTCTCACAGCCCAGGATCAACCCGCAGACCGATACTGGGGATTTATGGCCGGAGCCGATGAATATCTCATCAAGGATCTGGAACACGAAAACCTCATCGAGCGGATCGAGAGTATTCTGAAACAGGTAGATACGACCGAGGAGCGGGCTCTCCGAAAGAAACCCCGTCAGGTAACCTCTGTGGATATTCTCTCTCAGGTAAATAATTTACTGGACCGTAAACTCTATCAGTCTACCATTGTAAACGAAATCAACCAGCTCGCCGTTTCCATGCAGAATTTTGAGGAGACTTTGAAATCTGTCTTTCAACTGTTAAGTCGAATTATACAATTTCAGATCGGCGTGGTTTCCATCATCGGACCTGATCTTCAAAAAATTTACCTCTACGTCCAGGATACTCTCCATCCTTCTTTATTAAATCAAATAAGTGCCTTGTTCCAGGAAGATAGTAAAAGTAAACAAACTTTCCTGGAGTTAAAAGGTCGTATTACAGAAACCTCATCACTTCGGACCCTTGCCAGCTATTGCAAAGTTCCCCTCATCAGTAAAGGGGGTCAGATTGGAAGTATTCTGCTCGGGGATTCCAAGACGGGGAAGTTACTGGAGGAAGATCAGAACATTCTCAAAATAGCAGCCAAAGAAGCCGCGGTGGTGATCGATAATGCCCGACTCTATGATTACAATGCGCAACTTTACATGGACCTGGAAAAAGAAATCCAGCAAATTTCCAGTATTCAAAGATCCCTCCTTCCCCATACCAACCCCCTGGAGCAATGGGTTGAGATCCAGTCTGTCATGATCCCTGCCCGTGAGGTTGGAGGGGATTATTATGATTACTTCCTCTTAAACGATCACAAACTGGCTATTACCATTGGAGATGTCACAGGAAAAGGAGCACCGGCCTCTCTGCTGATGGCCATGGTGAAAACCGCTCTTCAGGTTAAAGTCAGTATAACTTCTGAACTTCCGGAACTACTCTCCTTTCTCAATGCATTTGTCCGGGATCAACGGGCAGGCCAGTATATGACCTTATTTTTTGGAATTCTGGATTTATCCCACCAGGTTTTCACTTACGTGAATGCGGGTCATAACTTTCCGTATTTAGTCTCTCCATCAACTCAGAAACTCCAATTCCTGGAATCCAGCTTTCTACCCCTGGGACTCGAAAAGTCCGGTAAATATAGGGTTTCTAAACAGAAGATAAACCCGGAGGATTTTCTATTCTTTTATACCGACGGAATCGTGGAAGCCATGGATGAAAACAGGGAGTTATTCGGCTATGAACGGCTGGAAGAGATTCTTCTGAAGAACTGTCGGTTATCTTTAGAAGAGATTAAGCAACACGTCCTGGAAGGTGTTCAGGCTTTCTGTGGAACTGCACCTGTGGGGGATGACAGGACTTTGGTTTTGGTAAGATGCAAATAA